A window of Nitrosopumilaceae archaeon genomic DNA:
TGTATATTTTTCAATAATGGTAATTCTTGGTGCAAGTATTGTTCTTGTTAACAATAATGTCTTTGCCCAATCATCTGGAACAGAGCCAATTAAGGAGGATATAGAGAAATCCCAAAAGACTGTAGTTATAGAGCCATTATTCACTCAGGCAGCTTATGCCCAGCCTGGATTTTACAACTATTATACCAACCAATGTTCAAGATGCTTGACAATTCATCTTCCATACAACTTTGTAGGATCATTTGTTTCAAGTGGAAAGGCAGATTCTGTATTAAAACAAAGCTATGATTTTGTAACAGATCTTGACGTAGATAAAAATCCAAAGATATTGAAAAAATACGACAAGGTGATAGTACTGCACAATGAATATGTCACCATAAAAGAATTCGATGCCATCACAAACCATCCTCATGTTATTTACCTGTATCCTAATGCCTTGTATGCCCAAGTCTCAGTTGATTATAACAAACACACCCTTCTCCTAATTAGAGGACATGGTTATCCACACCCGCACATTTCAAATGGTTTTAACTGGAAATTTGATAATTCAAAATTGGAATATGATACAAATTGTCAAAACTGGAGTTTCCATAAAATTAACAACGGCATGATGCTTAACTGTTATCCTGAAAAAATAATAAAATCTGATGAATCAATTATGGATGCAATAGAAAGCTTCTAAAATTATAGATAAGATGAAAGCTCTACATTATTCCATAATTGTAATTCTTGTAACAAGTTTACTATTTTCCGGAACGTCTTTGTCTATTTGGGCAGATATCAACATGGTTCCTTCAAAAGCCAACGAAAATTTTCAGCTCAAGATTAACCAAACAGCATATCTCAAATCAGAAAACCTCAAGATAACACTTCTAAACATACAAGACTCTAGATGTCCTTCTGGTGTAGTCTGTGTGTGGGAGGGAGTAGCAAAGGCCTGGGTTAACATACTGTATGATAATCAAAATCTAGGAAATTTCAATTTGACAAGCAAAAATTCTCAAAGTGGGCTGGGAGTGTTGCAATTCAAGAACCATGCACTTGAACTAGTTGATGTTGAGCCATATCCACAAAAAGGGCATAACATTGCGCTCTCAAATTATTCTGTAACCTTTATGGTTACAAATAGCATGTTGTCTCCACTACAACAATTCAAATCAGGAATTGCGGCAAATGATATAAAATGTGACAATAATTTTCAACTTGTAATAAAATCAGAAGATGGTTCTCCTGCTTGTGTAAAAGCACAAACAGCACAGAAATTTGTAGAGCGTGGATGGGGATGGGCAATGCAATCGACAGATTCCATCAAACCATTACAACCAAACAAGATCCCAGGCTTGGAAAATGATACAGGACTAGTTACCTTGGGAAATCAGACCTATTATTTTGAAACACCAAACTATACCAATACTGCTTATTCTAATCCAATGCAAGTTTCATTTCATGATGTGGTATTTACCTTGTTTCCACCAGGATTTCGTGGAGGACTGCCAACTAGTGTTGGTTGTGGAAACGTTGCTGTAGGTCAATTAATAACCGGTAGTGGTAGCTACTATTGGAATAATGCCAAGTTTTCAGATGGCACTCATGAATTATTACACATCTTTGCAGATTCTCCACCATGTCCTGAAAATCCCACACCAACTTATTTTAGCAATCATACAAATCCGCAGGCAGGTTTGACATTTTATGATGGAAAAATGAAATTACTAGTAAGTGAGAACAATCCAAAACTTTCATTCATGAACATCAAGGTTTTCAGTTCGTATACTCCTAGCTCTTTGGTAGACCATTTCCTTACTGGCAATCTTTATTCTACTGCAGGACCAATACAAAATGGCAACATAACCATAACAGTAAATGGACTAGTCATGGGCACAGCAGAAACTTATCCAAACGGTTGCTTCCAATTTAACAACTGGAATGACAGCAAATTGGCAGATCAAATAAACAAATCACGCTCTCTTGGAATGTCTTCAGCTGAGTTAACCTTTCAAACGCAGTATTTTGGTGACAGTAATCATAATCCTGTAAATGCGTCTGCAGGATCCTATCTTGGATTTTATGCGGTTCCACTTGCTCCTTCACAGTATAACACAAGTCTTTCTCCGTCATCTGAAATCAATATCACACAAGGAAACTTTACACAGTTTCATGTTACAGTAAAACCATTTTCCAAATACTGGGAAGTACAACATATGAAATTGAATCTTCAGCGTACGCCATGCGGTCTTTCATATCACATATCACCTGTAGACAACAATGATTCTGTATTGGTAAACAATACGGCTAGTTTTGATGTGGTTTTGAATACGACTAGTTATACGCCATCAGGAAAATATTGGATATCTATAGATCAAGATGTGTCTGGAATTAGCGAACCAAACATTGGTGCTGAAGTTGGAGCATTTGATTTGAATGTTTTAAAAAAATGAGTTGTTAGAAAATGAAAACTCTACAAATATGATTATCAAGCATAGTCCAATATCTTTCCTGTGTTTAGATCAATTCGTACTTTTTTTACATCATTCTTTGATAGTCCGACTATTGCCGTAACAAGCCATATCTCACCTTCTAAAACGGCATTTATGTTCAATATTGAATGATGCTGTTCTAGAAATTTTCTTGCAATTTCTATTGATTTACGGTTATCAATCTTGGCAGATTTTCCAATCCAGCTGATTCTTCTTCACCTGCATCTCTCATGCCATTATAGCATACGTGTTTTCTATCATAGAATGCCTTGTCTGATATACATCAAGATGCACATGGCACTGGTGTAACATCAGATCAGATCTGAGACCGCACTGTACACAGATGTGTTGCATGGCTTGCTTGCATATCGCACATAGTGAGTATTTTGCAAGATCTCCTCCGCATCGCCTACATGATTCATTTGACAAATTCCACTGTTGCACATTTTTTATCTGAGATAATTCTCTCATTTCAATTTGTTCTGGTATGATGATTATTAAGTGACACTCACTGTAGCAATATGTTGGATTACTAGCTAGAAATATTCTATAAGATCAATTCATATTAGAAATTCTACAACAATTTTTTAAGTTCGAATTATAAAATAATAGCAAAATTTGAAAACTTTTCATCTTTTCAACAACAGGAGAAAAAATTGTCGGAAGAATATTATGTAAAAATAGTTTTAGGCAAATGGTTTGATCCACGTCTCAAAAAAGTAATGGGTGTCTATGCGCTTACTCATGAAATGACACAAGGACCTCCCAGAGAAAAAATACTGACCATGGAACTTTTGCAAGATTTTCCAGATGCTGGACGTTTTAATTACTATGATGAGCAAAAAGAAGAATATGTAGAAGGAATGACTGTATATCCTGAAATAAAGATTGGAAGTGAAAATACAAGAAAGGTCACTAATGACTCTCAATGGTGAAAAATTATCTCAAAACAATAACTGGATCATTCAGGACTTGAACTTATGCTGAAAACTAGAATATGGAACCATCTTCCCTCAAGTTCTAATACTTGGATTTGCCAAAATCAAATGACTTGGTATTAGAGGGAATTAAGAAAGATACACTACGTGTATGTGGATTCTGTGGAGTTGTTTATTCGATAAACGTACCAGAACACAGCGGCAGATGCCCTAATTGTAAAAGCAGGATTCAAAAAATTATTCTAGATAGCTGAAAACCCCAAAACCTTACATCTAGAATTTATCATTGTTTCCTCAATTTTCTGAAATGCCATACTATTCAATACCTTATCTTTATTTCCTTGATATACTCAAGGAACTTTTGAAATTCTTTAAAGAACACTATACCTTTTTCAGTGATTGTAAAAATATGTTTTCCTTCTTTTCTAATAGATCTTATCATGCTTGCATCAATTAATTTCTGACAATTGTTCATGGTTGTGCCGTATGACAGATTTGCTTTTTGTGATATCTTAGATACTAGTATACCATCAATACCTGCATCCATGCAAATTTGCAGAATATCTGCCGATATGCCAAATGTGGATCTATGTTGATGTTTTAGGTTTGGTTTGCTTGTGGATAGTTGATCCAAAGTATTTGTTAAAGTCAAAGAATTTTTTTAACCATATCTTTCTATTATATGTAATCGAAAAATTCTAGCTAGAAATTTTAGGATAGTTCGATTATGAAGATCAATTCAGTTTATGAATTCTACGTCAACTTTTTAAGAAAGACATTCACGCATTTTTTCATGGATCAAAGATTAACCTGTGGAAACCATTCTGATGAAGAGCTAGTTCTTGATCAAATAGGATGGAATAACTTTATCTGTCCAAAATGTGGAAATGATTACTCCATTGGAAGAAAGGTAGTAATGCTTGATCCAAAACCTGCCCAAAGATCAAACAAATAACAGACGTAACTCTCAATTTATTCCAGTATTTGTCAGGATTTAGCTGGTCTTATGCAGCTTCTACCAATTCGTTTAATCTTAGAACGTTTGTTAAACGAACCTTGTCATTATGGCGAATCTCTCCAATTACTTTATCGAGGTCTTCCATATCAGGAGATGTTACCTTTGCAATAAAGTCATAATGGCCTACAGTAGGTTGGATCTCACGTATTGTATCTTTTCGATTAAGCTTGCTCATTATCTTTCCTTCAGCACCTTCTTCACACCTTATGAGAACAAACGCAGTTGGCAAGACTTGATCATCTCTCATACCAACTAATAAGACGCGCTCACTGCAGGAGTAAGTAACAATTCTCACTAGAATTCTTTGAATACCATTTACAGAAGAAATCTAAGTAATCTCTAAAAACTCAGCAAACTGAAAATTAATGTGAAAACTCTACATCTTTCAATAATAATTTTCTCATTGGCATTGGTGCCAATTTTATCAAATGCTGCCTTTGGTTCTGAACCATGTCCAACAGGTGGTTATATTCACTATGGTCCATCGCGTCAGTCCATTCCATGTTATCTTGTTTCGTCTCCATCGAATCCAACTTTGGAAGAACAGTTTGGTCATATGACACAAACCAAACTGATACACGATAATGCGATACTAATTCTTAATCAGACAACAAAAAAATTGGCATACCAAAGTGGTGAAGATATTATCGTCATTCCAGAATTGATAAACATTGGAAACAAAAAAGTAGAAATTGCTTATTGTGAACCTTTGTTTGTTCTTGAAATTAAAAATCAGACTGGTGATGTAGTGTGGCCTCAATCTACTGGTGTGGTCTGTGTTCCAGAGTTTCATGGCAATATAACATTAGAACCAGGAGAACAATTTGGTACACAACCATGGGGACCAAATATTTTCCCTCAATTATCTATTCCAGGAAACTATACTCTCACATCAGTAGCATTATTTTCATTTAACACAAATGCTGAAAGTTGGGTTTCCATTGAATCTCTTTGGTCAAAACCTATTCAGATTACCATACTTCCAGAAAAATATGTACAAAATGAAACTGTATCATGCTATGGTTATGGTTGTGGTCAAAACTCATCTGCACTAAAACAAGCGTTACTTGCAAAACAACTTGGATTAACAGGACCTCCAAGGGGCTCATTGTCACCACATGACAATGAAAATAATTCTTGGTTAACTGTAGTAGAAATTGGTAGTATTGCTGGAGGAGTAGCAGTTGGAATTTCGGTATATGTGATAAGGATTAGAAAATGAAAACTCTACACAACTTGACAGTTCAATTATGACAAGATTTTTACAGATTAGATCCAAGTTCTGCCACACAATTATATGAACAAATTATTTTTCAGTTACTTTATTAAAAATAGCCGTGACCGAGCCGGCAAATCCAATATTAAACGGCCTTCCAGAAATCTCTCCAGTAAATATCAATTGTGAAAGCTCAAACCCGTCTGGTATGCGCTCTGCAATCTTTTTTGCAATAAACTTTGGAAGAAATCTTTGTATGGTCTCTTCGTTAGGACTGTCGTC
This region includes:
- a CDS encoding Lrp/AsnC family transcriptional regulator; the encoded protein is MRDDQVLPTAFVLIRCEEGAEGKIMSKLNRKDTIREIQPTVGHYDFIAKVTSPDMEDLDKVIGEIRHNDKVRLTNVLRLNELVEAA
- a CDS encoding winged helix-turn-helix domain-containing protein; amino-acid sequence: MDQLSTSKPNLKHQHRSTFGISADILQICMDAGIDGILVSKISQKANLSYGTTMNNCQKLIDASMIRSIRKEGKHIFTITEKGIVFFKEFQKFLEYIKEIKIRY